The Sulfurovum sp. UBA12169 genome has a segment encoding these proteins:
- a CDS encoding molybdopterin-binding protein produces MNRPRFFVLIIGTEILNQRRADKHFDFMANALAKRGEKLSGSFVIEDDPVLITQTIKFIASQPHSVLFSFGGIGSTPDDHTRKCAAAALRDGSILVHEEAKKIIETTLGDKAYPYPIRMAELPRGAKLLDNPINKMPGFSLDDRYFFMPGFPQMSHPMAEEILIKFLPKKQTYYRYTLTALCRENELIEVMEKMPKGVELSSLPKLYSDGPRVCISIASYDDALAKEAFEMYIRALDKKKISYGFHDEPNFS; encoded by the coding sequence GTGAACCGTCCTCGTTTTTTTGTTCTTATTATAGGCACAGAGATACTCAATCAAAGAAGAGCGGACAAACATTTTGATTTTATGGCAAATGCGTTGGCCAAAAGGGGAGAAAAACTCTCCGGCTCTTTTGTTATCGAAGATGATCCTGTATTGATCACGCAAACCATTAAATTTATAGCATCTCAGCCCCATAGCGTTCTTTTTAGTTTTGGAGGCATCGGTTCAACTCCGGATGACCATACAAGAAAATGTGCCGCTGCCGCATTGAGAGACGGCTCGATTTTAGTCCATGAAGAAGCCAAGAAGATCATAGAGACCACATTGGGGGACAAAGCCTACCCCTATCCTATCCGTATGGCAGAACTTCCAAGGGGTGCAAAACTTCTTGATAATCCCATCAATAAAATGCCCGGCTTTTCATTGGATGACCGGTATTTCTTTATGCCTGGTTTTCCGCAAATGAGCCATCCCATGGCAGAAGAAATACTCATAAAATTTCTTCCCAAGAAACAAACCTATTATCGCTACACACTCACTGCACTCTGCAGAGAAAACGAACTGATTGAGGTGATGGAAAAAATGCCAAAAGGCGTAGAGCTTTCTTCTTTGCCCAAACTTTACAGTGATGGTCCGCGTGTTTGCATCTCTATAGCATCCTACGACGATGCATTAGCAAAAGAAGCATTTGAAATGTATATCCGCGCACTTGATAAAAAAAAGATTTCTTACGGTTTTCACGATGAACCCAATTTTTCCTAA